From the genome of Thermus albus:
GGCCAGGGTGGGGTCCATGCGGTGGGCAAGGCCCAATAGCCTGAGCCCAGGTCCCTCCCGGGTGAGGATCACGGCCCCTCCCCCTGCGGCGAGGTCGTAGAGGAAGCGGGTGCTGGGGTCTTGGTAGTCCACCAGGTCCCCATTGCGGTAGCCCCCCGCCACCAGGATCACCTGGGCCTCTTTGCGGGTGGCGAAAAGCCCCCGGGCTACCTCCAGGGCGCCCATGAGGGAGGCGCACTTCTGGTTGAGATCCAGCCCCTTGGCCCTCGAGGCCCCTAGGCCCCAGGCTAGGTAAGGGGCCGTGGCCCATACAGGGTAGTCTTTATATTCCTCCACAATGGAGATCGCCCAGTCGATGGCGTCCGCAGGGATGTTCGCCGCCTTGAGGGCGGCCTGGGCAGCCCAAAGGGCCATGTCGGCGGGGTGGTCCTCGGGCCCCGGTACCGGTTTTTCCACGATCCCCAGCTTTTCCCGAACCACCTCTGCCGGAAGCCCCGAGGATGCGGCGATTTCCTCTGCCGACACGCGCTTGACGGGTAGGTAAATCCCCAGCCCTCGGACGAACATTTGCCTCAAGGTTAGCTTCTGGGTGTTACAGAGCCGTTACACGAGTGGTGTCCTTCCCTGAGGGTGGCCTCCACGGGGCCAGGCCTTCTGCCTGGGGCGGAGTCAATCGGCCATTGCCCAGAGGCCTGGATACTAGGAGAATGTGAGCATGCCCTATCCGGTGCCCCCCTCGAGGCTCCTCCCCCCGCGCACGGCCAAGGAGGTGCGGCGGGACCGCCCTCGGCGCTTGGTGGAGGAAGCGTTTCGCCATAGCCCGGGGGTGGTCCTAGCCGGAGGGGCGGGGTACGGGAAGACCAGCCTGGCCTCTGAGTTCACGGGGGTCTACCTGGCCCTGGCAGAGGAGGCCAAGGACCCGGCGGTTTTTCTCTGGCACCTCCTGGCGGCCTACCGGGAGCGGGTGGGGTTGGCTGAGGTGGCGGGGCTTTTGGAGGCGGGGGCCTGGCCTCGTGCTCTGGAGGCCTTGATCCAAGCCTTGGAGCCTCTGGGCTCCCACCTCTTGGTTCTGGATGAGGCGCATCGGGCAGAG
Proteins encoded in this window:
- a CDS encoding 3-oxoacyl-ACP synthase; translation: MFVRGLGIYLPVKRVSAEEIAASSGLPAEVVREKLGIVEKPVPGPEDHPADMALWAAQAALKAANIPADAIDWAISIVEEYKDYPVWATAPYLAWGLGASRAKGLDLNQKCASLMGALEVARGLFATRKEAQVILVAGGYRNGDLVDYQDPSTRFLYDLAAGGGAVILTREGPGLRLLGLAHRMDPTLALMVKVPVGGTRNPLNPGNLSAFRLRVENPQAMKERLDRSSIPTFLEVIREALGEASYTEADLDYLALLHMKRSAHRAVLEGLGLREDQSIYLERFGHLGQLDPILSLKLAWEEGLLRDGSLVALAAAGVGYFYGAAVLRLEGGLCV